A section of the Pseudophryne corroboree isolate aPseCor3 chromosome 11, aPseCor3.hap2, whole genome shotgun sequence genome encodes:
- the LOC134968735 gene encoding putative nuclease HARBI1, with amino-acid sequence MPDDVVVRRYRLPPHLILDTLSIIESDLESSIRYPTAIPPLTQFLAVLHFLATGSYQHVVGDLAGMSQGQFSKVLRRVCQAFLKRVKQFIAMPLDVGALDVVKRQFEEGGSRFPHVIGVVDGTHVAIQPPRHNEEIFRNRKLFHSLNVMVVCGPSLQILSLNAKFPGNSHDAYVIRQSGIWHRLRSSQRADMWLLGDRGYPCTPWLMTPYRNPRPGPQTAFNSALTATRQLVERTIGVLKGRFRVLHRTGGDIMYSPEMASKLVVLCAILHNIAVRSSVELPQTEELPDEEPGVVRHFGGGSVTRRGSEVRASIVAEYFSYCKDVAVGDPTSFGGIIARMRQHLHGVLICLEELEKI; translated from the exons atgccagatgatgttgttgtgcgtagatacaggctgccaccacatctaatcctagacactctctccataatagagagtgatctggagtcttcaattcggtatcctacagcaataccaccattgacacaattccttgctgtgttacattttttggctacaggctcttatcagcatgtggttggagacctggctggcatgtcgcagggccagttcagtaaggtcctgcggcgtgtctgccaggctttcctaaagcgtgtgaagcaatttattgctatgcctttggatgttggtgccctagatgtggtgaagcggcaatttgaggaaggtggtagtcgcttcccacatgttattggggttgtggatggcacacatgtagctattcagccaccaagacataatgaagaaatttttagaaacaggaaactgtttcattctctgaatgtaatggttgtttgtgggccatccctccagatcctttccctgaatgcaaagtttcccggaaactcccatgatgcgtatgtcattagacaatcagggatatggcacagattaagatcaagtcaacgagcagacatgtggttattgg gagaccgtggatatccttgcaccccctggctcatgactccttaccgtaatcccaggccaggaccacagacggcatttaactccgcgcttactgccactaggcagctggtggagcgcacaattggggtccttaaaggccggtttcgtgtgctccaccgcactggtggcgacatcatgtattcgccggagatggcaagtaaactagtggtcctgtgcgctatactacacaacatcgcggtaaggagtagtgtagagcttcctcagacagaggaattgcctgatgaggagccaggggttgtccgacacttcggtggggggagtgttacacggagggggagcgaagtcagggcaagcattgttgcagaatatttcag CTATTGTAAGG atgttgcagttggagatcctacaAGTTTTGGAGGCATTATTGCCAGAATGCGACAACACCTGCATGGTGTTTTAATTTGTCTGGAGGAATTGGAAAAAATTTAA